A part of Candida albicans SC5314 chromosome 2, complete sequence genomic DNA contains:
- the COX17 gene encoding copper metallochaperone (Putative copper metallochaperone; Hap43p-repressed gene; rat catheter biofilm induced; Spider biofilm induced), with protein sequence MSSENKQTESKPKPCCVCIEERKKRDECTLFKGIESEECKSIINQYTSCMKSYGFTPNPIN encoded by the coding sequence aTGTCTTCtgaaaacaaacaaaccGAATCCAAACCAAAACCATGTTGTGTTTgtattgaagaaagaaaaaaaagagatgAATGTACTTTATTTAAAGGTATAGAAAGTGAAGAATGTAAACtgattattaatcaatataCTTCATGTATGAAAAGTTACGGATTCACTCCAAATCccattaattaa
- the HNM1 gene encoding Hnm1p (Putative choline/ethanolamine transporter; mutation confers hypersensitivity to toxic ergosterol analog; colony morphology-related gene regulation by Ssn6; clade-associated gene expression) produces the protein MTQSDLNQSDSVSPQLSSFATDPTDQEKKLTEFNDDNKSVTSKDEDTKMSRNFSTLQIVTIGFGLTNSWLGISSTLILSISSLGPLLVVYGILIVASVSVCIAVTLGEMASAMPSAGGQYVWARVLAPKKYSSFLAYITGSISWGGAIFTTASMNLAVAYQVLGFWNMTHPDHVNQKWEVFIIYNILNWILFFFNIWHRFLPMIGDSVFGISLTSYCIILITVLVCARGHYQDAKFVFVHAVNNTGWPSKGIAFIVGLVNPAWAFSCLDSVTHLSEETAHPERDVPRAVLSTVGIGFVTSFTFSIAMFFCIRNLEEIMNSATGFPMLDIFYQALGSTKVGAICLGSLITLVATGCTLSCIIYQSRLLFSFSRDNGMPLSKYLSIIDPKTGGPFYAHLFSTVIVSVVSVLVFSDAALQATALACVSFLLIAYSIPTICLLARRRQIRHGPFWLGKIGVFCNFVLLAWCIFAVVFFSFPANYPVTAEGMNYFCVVLVVYIICMLGYWWFPIKKYACKYNFRGGNLNQEEVEFPDVCLTKW, from the coding sequence ATGACTCAATCAGATCTAAATCAACTGGACTCTGTTAGTCCccaattatcatcatttgcTACCGACCCAACagatcaagaaaaaaaattaactgaattcaatgatgataataaatcagTGACATctaaagatgaagatacCAAAATGTCAAGAAACTTCTCGACATTACAAATTGTTACTATTGGATTTGGTCTTACAAATTCATGGTTGGGTATTCTGTCAACACTTATATTGTCTATATCTTCCCTTGGTCCCTTACTTGTTGTCTATGgtattttgattgttgcTAGTGTATCTGTTTGTATTGCTGTTACTCTTGGAGAAATGGCCCTGGCTATGCCATCAGCTGGTGGTCAATATGTCTGGGCTAGAGTATTGgcaccaaaaaaatattcatcatttttagCTTATATAACTGGTTCTATATCATGGGGTGGTGCTATTTTCACCACGGCATCAATGAATCTTGCTGTTGCTTATCAAGTTTTGGGATTTTGGAATATGACTCATCCAGATCATGTCAATCAAAAATGGGAagtatttattatttataatattcttaattggattttattttttttcaatatttggCATCGATTTTTACCAATGATTGGTGATAGTGTTTTCGGGATTTCTTTAACTTCATATTGTATTATTCTTATTACAGTTTTAGTTTGTGCTAGAGGTCATTATCAAGATGCTAAATTCGTTTTCGTTCATGCAGTAAATAACACTGGTTGGCCATCAAAAGGGATTGCATTTATTGTTGGATTAGTTAATCCGGCTTGGGCATTCTCATGTTTAGATAGTGTCACTCATTTAAGTGAAGAAACTGCTCATCCGGAACGTGATGTACCAAGAGCTGTTTTATCAACTGTGGGGATTGGATTTGTCACTTCATTTACTTTTTCTATTGCCATGTTTTTCTGCATTAGAAATTTAGAAGAAATCATGAATTCAGCAACTGGTTTCCCCATGTTGGACATTTTTTATCAAGCTTTAGGTTCTACAAAAGTCGGGGCCATTTGTTTGGGTTCATTAATTACTTTGGTTGCTACTGGTTGTACTTTATCTTGTATCATTTATCAACTGAGActtcttttttcattccTGCGTGATAATGGTATGCCACTCtccaaatatttatcaatcatTGATCCTAAAACTGGTGGTCCATTTTACGCTCATTTATTTTCTACTGTGATTGTATCTGTGGTATCAGTATTGGTATTTTCTGATGCTGCTCTTCAAGCTACGGCCTTAGCGTGTGTTTCATTCCTTCTTATTGCTTATCTGATTCCAACAATTTGTTTACTTGCCAGAAGGCGTCAAATTCGTCATGGTCCATTTTGGTTAGGGAAAATTGGTGTGTTTTGtaattttgttcttttgGCTTGGTGTATATTTGCCGTGGTATTTTTCAGTTTCCCAGCTAATTACCCAGTTACCGCTGAAGGAATGAATTATTTCTGTGTTGTTTTAGTGGTATACATTATTTGTATGCTTGGATATTGGTGGTTcccaattaaaaaatatgcttgtaaatataatttcaGAGGAGGTAATTTGaatcaagaagaagttgaattCCCAGATGTTTGCTTAACTAAATGGTAA
- a CDS encoding uncharacterized protein (Ortholog(s) have fungal-type vacuole membrane localization): MTQAILGMLCLSSLLIKRFYEYPIRRTWPVWIFDVSKQLIGALGVHIFNVILSMVKTAPEIWSTQNNNNSSDPDDDNTKDPCDWYFLNIVLDCTIGVYILYHVFKTMNKICRDYWHITQIESGEYGPNPNKPSTKAFLKQLIVYFTSLMITKIILYGLVECFETQLLWFTSHVLLIWLNEYPDEFEIFIVMFIVPIIMNCLQLILIDNFIRNQMWININKRMRIEFPNFSDETESVQQQDIIQAQREEEEEEEQRKYLLMNDSTEGGNNNHSSSSSNDTLLGESHNKNNYGSYNDV; the protein is encoded by the coding sequence ATGACTCAAGCCATATTAGGAATGTTATGtctttcttcattattaattaaaagatTTTATGAATATCCCATACGACGAACTTGGCCAGTTTGGATATTTGATGtatcaaaacaattgattggaGCATTAGGAGTTCATATATTTAATGTGATTTTATCAATGGTTAAAACTGCCCCTGAGATTTGGTCAACccagaacaacaacaacagtagCGAtcctgatgatgataacaCGAAAGATCCTTGTGATTGgtattttttgaatattgtTCTTGATTGTACTATTGGAGTATATATCTTATATCATGTATTTAAAACCATGAATAAAATATGTCGAGATTATTGGCATATTACACAGATTGAAAGTGGTGAATATGGACCAAATCCCAATAAACCATCAACTAAAGCATTCCTCAAgcaattaattgtttatttcaCTTCTTTGATgattacaaaaattatattatatgGATTAGTTGAATGTTTTGAAACGCAATTATTATGGTTTACATCTCatgtattattaatttgGTTAAATGAATACcctgatgaatttgaaatttttatcGTGATGTTTATTGTCCCAATAATTATGAATTGTTTACAATTAATActtattgataattttattagaaATCAAATGTGGATTAACATTAATAAACGAATGAGAATAGAATTTCCTAATTTTAGTGATGAAACAGAAAGtgttcaacaacaagatatTATCCAAGCACAAAgagaagaggaagaggaagaagaacaaaGGAAATACCTTTTAATGAATGATAGTACTGAAGGTGGTAACAACAATCAtagtagcagtagtagtaatgaTACTTTACTAGGAGAATCTCAcaataaaaacaattatgGTTCTTATAATGATGTATAG
- the REG1 gene encoding protein phosphatase regulator (Putative protein phosphatase regulatory subunit; Hap43-repressed gene; macrophage/pseudohyphal-induced; possibly regulated upon hyphal formation; flow model biofilm induced) — protein MSLSGEVFSGGATTSQHIEAQDDDHFENTTFKLKRTRSMGLLDEFIPDKLKEQDGNNSEANSSTTAASTTSSGNLAAMAAMASQTNSSYVNETPSSQHHETIESISNNSDGDVTHSSDVAPSSTSPVNSPSPTSSPALDLKSPELLPHDDTDLAVEPSRHVDYLSHQWDVSDIWKSWRYVISKRKDVANAARLENASWRTWAQRRSNLKTISPEVVNWSKDSDVTWLYGPILKDDDHVNNENHDSDAIETTATSSVAGDISIAKKCSSKNGPKPILKKRTMEQSMISHSNLLKLQLATQIHQKKREQKLKQQEELKRQHQLNHPDEYFDPEALSNKLNSQYKNTAPTHNTSVAKLQSLLKTPNSSSSASLKDLMKDEAVVVPSSEQISHDQNQEDGNVSGDVESKGERHIHFNDEVMQCIAIDVYSDDEQRYDSDEEDYDSDDDDDDYYDQYEPSNDSLAQSHLYEGDDESIEEADEEVEDDEDGSEDEEDDEGGFFLNVKSNSNAPIILGQHSSASTSTPVAPSLSRHTDITDDTASISTTNSKSYKTIQLLPSTSINYGSDESSDEANPYTSSLSHNVNNDISRGYDYYYDYNTVYTCNPNNSVYASYQSPDVVDVPENLDMGSNFDYEFIENNDSIPVVDTTFENNSTINNMPISYSSPSSPLSVAISGGGKNSGVTVNSPNFPIVNVSSNPQQQQQSQAKPKLKTKASPFQLSDSEDDSNSDSDDDGISGLSIGTRRSSQALAESVFQSSLTSSTQETAPQHFPDTKEVEPVAEHVSSINPRYSSTSISKQPTSSSSLSQSFFGGAGGLSSTDKELSKSFLGGSTSASTSTSTSHDEKTTTTDSSSTGFFQVPNRDYTPSPDNNTLTRTLSNTSKKSSPLPPQTTSENAFRGDGQQSQSQSQLPSQQQSQPRRGLLFDEEDSEDSEDEGMVIGGKREEKKLHGQGYNALSQVAGRNGIHSPSPQFGNASAHLQDQDQGHENEHEHEHEENHKNLVGQARGLAKHFFG, from the coding sequence atgTCGTTATCAGGAGAAGTGTTTTCAGGAGGAGCAACCACTTCTCAACATATCGAGGCACAAGATGATGaccattttgaaaatacaacctttaaattgaaaagaacTAGATCCATGGGTTTATTAGATGAATTTATCCCTGATAAACTAAAAGAACAAGATGGTAATAATTCAGAAgcaaattcatcaacaacagctGCATCAACAACCAGCTCAGGAAACTTGGCAGCTATGGCAGCTATGGCATCACAAACAAATTCGTCATATGTTAACGAAACTCCAAGCAGTCAACATCATGAAACTATAGAATCCATATCTAATAACTCCGATGGCGATGTAACCCATTCATCAGATGTAGCGCCATCATCTACATCACCTGTCAATTCACCTTCACCAACTTCCTCACCAGCATTAGATTTAAAATCTCCAGAATTGTTGCCTCATGATGATACAGATTTAGCTGTTGAACCTTCACGTCatgttgattatttatcCCACCAATGGGATGTTTCTGATATTTGGAAGTCTTGGCGATACGTTATttccaaaagaaaagatgTTGCTAATGCTGCAAGATTGGAAAATGCTTCATGGAGAACTTGGGCTCAAAGACGCTCTAATCTCAAGACTATAAGTCCAGAAGTGGTGAATTGGTCGAAAGATAGTGATGTCACTTGGCTTTATGGACCAATATTAAAAGATGATGACCATGtgaataatgaaaatcaCGACTCTGATGCTATTGAAACTACTGCTACTAGTTCTGTTGCCGGGGATATATCTATTGCCAAAAAATGTTCCAGTAAGAATGGACCTAAaccaatattgaaaaagagaacAATGGAACAACTGATGATAAGTCAttctaatttattaaaattacaATTGGCAACACAAATAcatcaaaagaaaagagaacaaaaattgaaacaacaagaagaattgaaaagacaacatcaattgaatcatcccgatgaatattttgatCCCGAAGCCCTTCTGAACAAATTAAACAGTCAATATAAGAATACAGCTCCTACTCATAACACTAGTGTGGCCAAATTACAAAGCTTGTTGAAAACTcccaattcttcatcttctgcTAGTTTGAAAGATTTGATGAAAGATGAAGCCGTTGTTGTGCCTTCTTCAGAACAAATCAGTCACGATCAAAACCAAGAAGATGGTAATGTTTCTGGGGACGTTGAATCCAAAGGTGAAAGACACATACATTTTAATGACGAAGTGATGCAATGTATTGCCATTGATGTGTATTCAGATGATGAGCAACGATATGAttctgatgaagaagattatgattctgatgatgacgatgatgattattatgATCAATATGAACCATCTAATGACAGTCTAGCTCAAAGTCACCTATATGAAGGAGACGATGAATCCATTGAGGAAGCGGATGAAGAGGTAGaggatgatgaagatggatctgaagatgaagaagacgaTGAAGGGGGATTCTTTTTAAATGTGAAATCCAATTCCAATGCCCCAATAATTTTGGGCCAGCATTCAAGTGCATCAACTTCTACTCCAGTGGCACCATCTTTAAGTCGTCACACAGATATTACTGATGATACAGCATCAATATCTACCACCAACAGTAAATCTTataaaacaattcaattattaccTTCAACATCTATTAATTATGGTTCTGATGAATCTAGTGATGAGGCAAACCCTTATACGTCGAGTCTTTCTCATAATgtcaataatgatattagTAGAGgttatgattattattatgattaCAACACTGTATACACATGTAATCCAAACAATTCAGTGTATGCATCTTATCAAAGTCcagatgttgttgatgttcCAGAAAATCTTGATATGGGAtccaattttgattatgaatttattgaaaataacgATAGTATCCCTGTAGTAGATACAACATTTGAGAATAATAGTACCATTAATAATATGCCAATTCTGTATAGTCTGCCGTCATCACCTTTATCAGTTGCTATTTCCGGTGGAGGTAAAAATTCTGGTGTCACTGTTAATTCCCCAAATTTCCCCATAGTTAATGTCAGCTCTAacccacaacaacaacaacaatcacaaGCAAAACCAAAACTAAAGACAAAGGCATCTCCTTTCCAATTGAGTGATTCAGAAGATGATTCAAATAGTGATTCGGATGATGATGGTATTTCAGGATTATCAATAGGGACAAGAAGATCTAGTCAAGCTTTAGCTGAACTGGTATTTCAATCATCATTGACAAGCTCTACCCAAGAAACAGCACCACAACATTTCCCCGATACTAAAGAGGTTGAACCGGTTGCTGAACATGTTTCGAGTATTAACCCACGATATTCTTCGACTTCGATTTCTAAGCAACCTACAAGTTCAAGTTCACTTTCACAACTGTTTTTCGGGGGTGCTGGTGGGTTAAGTAGTACTGATAAAGAGTTGTCGAAACTGTTTTTAGGAGGATCAACGTCagcatcaacatcaacatcaacatcgCATGATGAGaaaactactactactgatTCTTCAAGTACTGGGTTTTTCCAAGTACCAAATAGAGATTATACTCCTTCTCCagataataatactttGACTCGTACATTATCTAATACATCCAAGAAATCTTcaccattaccaccacAAACAACTTCAGAGAATGCATTCAGAGGTGATGGACAACAATCACAATCACAATCACAGTTGCCACTGCAACAACAGCTGCAACCACGACGgggattattatttgatgaagaagattctGAAGATTCTGAAGATGAAGGAATGGTTATTGGTGGtaaaagagaagaaaagaaattacaTGGACAAGGATATAATGCATTAAGTCAAGTTGCAGGTAGAAATGGTATCCATAGTCCAAGTCCACAATTTGGTAATGCTAGTGCACATCTTCAAGATCAAGATCAAGGTCATGAAAATGAACATGAACATGAACATGAAGAAAATCATAAGAATCTTGTTGGTCAAGCCAGAGGTTTAGCTAAACACTTCTTTggataa
- a CDS encoding uncharacterized protein (Ortholog(s) have role in Golgi to vacuole transport, ascospore wall assembly, cellular sphingolipid homeostasis, retrograde transport, endosome to Golgi and GARP complex, mitochondrion localization), giving the protein MTDDSLNLPSRVSMDDSSINLNDDLVVPSENSSNSVLSSTSNVNTRTPTTIITNNNNNNHIHRGHRRTGSAISTNYRTSIDNESYISSGTFFNFANLEDQKDDIYSPLGPNSIYALTIGSDIARAKRHRAPKTNVTLIGGATTIYHVNTPTTKDIPQIQLVKLKNKVSSKELDEKYVKNIASEYKKFESSYNPLTEDILSKLAQNERKSSITSSTSSLPSPSPSSPTTIDNLKGLSTQLDAIPQVFQESDFRLDDPRVFKQVLKGTTLMFDENDPNSSITNNTELQEKLSDYLDIVEMNLVDEIAKSSDSFFSTFGDIENIQKKSTECVTNYHTLMNKIDQLEKNQSRKGLDILHKMIERKNVETLEQSLLQIQYITSLFQLANKSFTHGDYSKGLNQISAVENLLKGVDHEDITDEETQKIYPKLNLIDLSYLPAFIHLQNDLATLKRECSKGYIDGFVELLVEDLRSHFNNVPVKDTLNRIYVNKDKTKKYNSNPINTTYLNFDETTKATLREFVSNLAKAGSLSQAYSNYQSKFITEIKDIIKQNLPLQKSTDMSNTSSRASPISNAEPVPPKQSNALSSNIKTLTPKEFENMLSKTYAQLSECLRRLTVHQKLLLDIALTSIPPTSDIDIMSLDITNAIHKAIELTQIRLMKVINVRSEQTGDLPIPFYFRLYSITSAYLQECEMINPAFAFNGAGNVLSEWFNNHVNYFVHRVHVNSVKSMINECMKENWKITDKSDLFAPAQTIINEFIGYGEYITSNGSSGFSGDTWLKDFDFYESDDQEKDTTEDKNGGEASSSSGSGSGSGSVSTKKLTIGEQEFSVPSLVLKALPHIKDYLVISKAFPNYTSTIENNLLTYFKDMNSKASQAVLGAGATKTAGLKHITVTNICVCYLFLEVVMKIMDILTVSEVDFDDVMGSYKEHQNQLVLKIGMIVRDRGASETVGKILHRVLGDERAERIMSELGIGTPQPVSQE; this is encoded by the coding sequence ATGACTGATGATTCTTTGAATCTACCTAGTCGTGTTTCAATGGATGATAGTAgtataaatttgaatgatGATTTAGTGGTTCCTTCGGAAAACTCATCCAATTCAGTACTATCCAGCACCAGCAACGTCAATACCAGGACCCCCACCACTATCATaaccaataacaacaacaacaaccataTTCACCGTGGACACAGACGTACTGGATCAGCAATTTCAACTAATTATAGAACTAGTATTGACAATGAAAGTTATATTCTGTCAGGgacttttttcaattttgcaAACCTAGAGGATCAAAAAGATGATATATACTCGCCATTGGGTCCCAATTCCATTTATGCATTAACAATCGGATCAGATATTGCTAGAGCCAAACGTCATCGAGCtccaaaaacaaatgtgACATTAATTGGAGGGGCTACTACTATATATCATGTAAATACACCTACAACGAAAGATATACCGCAAATTCAATTagtcaaattgaaaaataaagtttCCAGCAAAGAATTGGATGAAAAATATGTGAAAAATATTGCTTCAGAGTATAAAAAGTTTGAATCAAGTTATAACCCTTTAACTGAAGATATATTACTGAAATTAGCTCAAAATGAACGTAAATCCAGCATTACTTCTTCTACTTCATCGTTACCATCGCCATCACCATCGTCTCCTACAACAATTGACAATCTAAAAGGGTTATCAACTCAATTAGACGCTATTCCTCAAGTTTTTCAAGAGCTGGATTTCCGGTTAGATGACCCCAGAGTGTTTAAACAAGTATTGAAAGGCACTACGCTAAtgtttgatgaaaatgatccTAATCTGAGTATCACTAATAATACagaattacaagaaaagTTATCGGATTATTTGGATATTGTGGAAATGAATTTAGTAGATGAGATTGCTAAATCTTCTGATTCATTTTTCAGCACATTTggagatattgaaaatattcaaaagaaatcaacCGAATGTGTTACCAATTATCACACTCTTATGAATAAGATTGATCAATTAgagaaaaatcaatcacGTAAGGGTCTTGATATATTGCATAAAATGATTGAACGGAAAAATGTTGAAACTCTCGAACAGTCATTATTGCAAATACAGTACATAACATCATTATTTCAACTAGCTAACAAATCATTCACTCATGGTGATTATTCTAAAGGTTTGAATCAAATATCTGCCGTggaaaatttgttaaaagGGGTTGACCATGAGGATATTACTGATGAAGAAACCCAAAAAATATATCCAAAACTAAATCTTATTGATTTGTCATATTTGCCAGcatttattcatttacAGAATGATTTGGCAACTCTTAAACGTGAATGTTCCAAAGGTTATATTGATGGGTTTGTTGAGTTATTAGTAGAAGACTTGAGACTGCATTTCAATAATGTTCCTGTCAAGGATACTTTGAACAGAATATATGTgaataaagataaaacCAAGAAATACAACTCCAATCCAATTAATACCACTTATCtcaattttgatgaaacaACTAAAGCTACTTTGCGTGAATTCGTTAGTAATTTGGCCAAAGCAGGATCTTTATCACAAGCATATTCCAACTACCAATCAAAATTCATTACTGAAATCAAAGACAtcattaaacaaaatttacCATTACAAAAACTGACAGATATGTCCAACACTTCATCACGAGCATCGCCAATTTCAAATGCGGAGCCAGTACCaccaaaacaatcaaatgcATTAAgttcaaatataaaaacaTTAACACCCAAAGAGTTTGAAAACATGCTTTCCAAGACGTATGCACAACTTTCGGAATGCTTAAGAAGACTCACAGTGCATcagaaattattattggataTTGCATTGACAAGTATTCCACCAACTAGTGACATAGACATTATGTCTTTGGATATTACTAATGCCATTCATAAGGCTATAGAATTGACTCAAATCAGATTAATGAAAGTTATTAATGTGCGACTGGAACAGACTGGTGATTTGCCAATTCCATTTTATTTCCGGTTATATTCTATTACATCGGCTTATTTACAAGAATGTGAAATGATTAATCCGGCATTTGCATTTAATGGTGCTGGGAATGTGTTGAGTGAATGGTTCAATAACCATGtcaattattttgttcATAGAGTTCATGTCAACTCTGTGAAAAGTATGATAAATGAATGTATGAAggaaaattggaaaatcaCTGATAAATCAGATTTATTTGCTCCTGCGCAAACTATTATCAATGAGTTTATCGGATATGGGGAGTATATTACCCTGAACGGATCATCTGGGTTTTCTGGAGATACATGGTTGaaagattttgatttttatgAATCAGATGATCAAGAAAAGGATACGACTGAAGATAAAAATGGTGGTGAAGCACTGTCTCTGTCTGGGTCTGGGTCCGGTTCTGGGTCTGTATCTACTAAAAAGCTTACTATTGGGGAACAAGAGTTCCTGGTTCCTAGTTTGGTATTAAAAGCCTTGCCACACATTAAAGATTATCTTGTGATCAGTAAAGCATTCCCCAATTATACATCGACCATAGAAAATAATTTACTTACATATTTCAAGGACATGAATTCTAAGGCATCACAAGCTGTTCTTGGGGCAGGAGCTACCAAAACTGCTGGGTTGAAACACATAACAGTTACAAATATTTGTGTATGTTATTTGTTTCTTGAAGTCGTTATGAAAATTATGGATATACTTACTGTTTCTGAAGTGgattttgatgatgttaTGGGTAGTTATAAAGaacatcaaaatcaattagttttaaaaattggtaTGATTGTTCGAGATCGTGGTGCTTCAGAGACAGTTGGAAAAATATTACATCGAGTTTTAGGTGATGAAAGAGCAGAAAGGATTATGTCTGAATTGGGTATAGGAACACCACAACCAGTATCTCAAGAATAG